The Carnobacterium divergens nucleotide sequence ACCTTGTTCAATTGATTTTTGCCATCCTTTTTTTCCAACTGCTGAATTAATTCGTTAGGAGTTAAATTATTAGCTATTGCTTTAATACTTTTCCCTTCCCATTTGAAAGCTTTAATTGTATCCCCAGTTTTATCCAACGCCTTAAAATTCTTCCACTCTTTTTCAGTTAAATGAATGCCATCTAACGTCCATTAAGACCTCAATATCATCAATCCCTATCAATATCTTCAAAATGTCTGGAGTCAGTTGTGCCATCATGTCTACGGATTCCATTAGTTTTGATTTCTGTAAGGCTTCTGTAGCTTCTTTTTGAACTTTTCCATTTTTCATAAATTGATAAAACGTTCCATATTTTGTTTTGATTTCTTTGATTTCATAGCGATCTTCTTTATTTTCGCTATTGTATTTTTCTAACTTTTGATACCACTCTAACGAATTCAGATTCAAGCCATGATACCCATTCGCTCCACCTTCAAAATTTTTGCTATTTCCTAAGTACGCTAAACCTTGTAGGATTGCCCTGATAGTTTCATGAACGTTATCAAAATTCCCTTGGGTTTGCCTCTCAAATTGTTCGTATCGTTTTAACAATTCAATCTCTTTTATTTTTCCGTACATGCTCTGTTGTCCGAAAAACTCTTTCAAAACAGGCACATCTTTAAAGACTTTCGCCATTTCTTCCATAAAGTCTAATT carries:
- a CDS encoding T7SS effector LXG polymorphic toxin gives rise to the protein MPRIDYQELKGLSDELTSLRQSIVSYLKEYNRANDHFVEENELQGQAWSSAKSYHRNYKTISDSIFNALYDLDDTLKAYLSTFKSLVGEAENRLDTDELQDLQNQLRQLQTQKLDFMEEMAKVFKDVPVLKEFFGQQSMYGKIKEIELLKRYEQFERQTQGNFDNVHETIRAILQGLAYLGNSKNFEGGANGYHGLNLNSLEWYQKLEKYNSENKEDRYEIKEIKTKYGTFYQFMKNGKVQKEATEALQKSKLMESVDMMAQLTPDILKILIGIDDIEVLMDVRWHSFN